The window ATGACCCCCGACACGCTGGGCGAGGTTTACCGCTACGTTCCCTCGGTCACCGAGGTCCTCGTCGGCTTCGGCATCCTCGGCCTCGGCTTTCTCCTCTTCACGATCCTCGTGCGGATCGCCGTCCCGATCCTCACGCGCGACTTCACGGCCCCGGCCCCGGCCCCGGCCCCGACCCCGGCCCCGAACCCGGCCCCGGCCCCGTAGGGGAGGCTGGCGCGTCCCGACGGTCGTTCGCCCGCGCGAGACTCCTCCGCGCCTGCCTCCCGACGTGAACACAGCACCCCCTTGCCTTTCGGCATTGAGTCAACGTCTCGCGAGTTCCCTCTCGCCCCGCGAGCCCAACACCGCCGCGAGACCCGCGACGATCGCGGATAATGGCCGCGGAGGAAGAGACCATGACCGACCAGCGGCCGCGCGACCTGTCCTCGCCGATCCGCGCGTTCCTCTCGCCCGCGCCGCCCGCGCTGCGGGAGGCCCAGACCGTCGCCGACGCCGTGCGCGAGCTGCGCGCGAGCGACGTGCCGCCGGGGGGCGTCGTCTACTTCTACGCCGTGGACGAGGCGGGACGCCTCTCCGGCGTCCTCTCGACGCGCCAACTGCTGCTCGAGGCCCCCGACAAGACGGTCGGGGAGATCATGTCCCGCGAGGTCGTGCGGGTGGGCGCCGACGGCACGCTGCGCGACGCGGCGCGGCTGATGCTCGGGCGCCGTCTCCTCGCCGCGCCGGTCGTGGACGACGACGGCCGCCTCGTCGGCGCGATCGACGTCGCGGCGTTCGCCGACGGCCTCTCGACGTCGCTGGAGGAGTTCGACCGCGACGACTTCTTCCAGCTCGTCGGCGTGCGCCTCGCGCGCGAAGGCGAGACGGCGCTCCGCTCCTGGCGCCGCCGCTTCCCCTGGCTGCTCTGCAACATCGTCGGCGGCCTGGTCTGCGCCGCGATCGTCGCCGCGCACCGGCCGCTGACCGAGGCCGCGCCGCTCCTCGCCGCGTTCGTGCCGCTGGCGCTCGCCCTCGCCGAGAGTCTGGGGATGCAGTCGACGACGCTGGCGCTGCAGTCGCTGCACGGCGCGCGCCGCCCCGGACTGCGGTTCCTCGTCGCCGGCCTGAAGCGGGAGGCGGCGACCGCCGCGCTGCTCGCGTTGGCCTGCGGCGCCCTCGTCGCCGGCGCGTCGTGGATCTGGCGCGGCGAGCGGGCGCTCGTTCTCGCGGTCGGCCTCGGCGTCGGTTCGGGCATGCTCGTCGCGGGGCTGTTCGGCGTCGCCGTGCCGGTGCTGGTCCGCGCGCTGAAGGTCGATCCGCGCGTCGCCTCCGGGCCGATCGTCCTCGCCGCCTCCGACCTCTGCGCGCTCGGCGGCTACTTCTTCTGCGCCTCCGTCTGGCTCGCCTGACCTGCGCGCCGCGCGCGGTTCGCTCGACGTGGGCGCCGCGCGCGGTTCGTTTGATCGGCGCGCCGCGCGCGGTTCGTCGGGCGAACGCCGTAGGGGAGGCTGGCGCGTCCCGACGATCGTTCGCCCGCGCAAGACGCCTCCGCGCCTGCCTCCCGACGTGCAATACGCGGAACGTTGCCTTTGAGGCATCGAACGGCAAGGACGCGCGAGGTCCACGTCGGGCGGCAGGCGCGGAAGAATCCTGAGCGAGGACACGACGATCGGGACGCGCCAGCCGCCCCTAGGGCGCCGCGGGCATCGGGACGCGCGGACGGCGCGGCGAGCGTCGGAACGCGAAGGGCGCGCGGACAGCGAGACGCGCATCCGGGCGCGCGGACGGGACAACGGGCGTCGGGGCGGGTCAGCGGCGCTTGGTCCGCTCCGCGAGACGGTGGCCGGCGGCGAGCAGCCGCGCCCGCTGCTCCTCGATCGAGCCGAGGTCCTGCGGCGCGGCCTCCGGACGCCGCGGCGCCAAGGGGACCGCACGCGGATCGGACCGCGCGACGAAGCGCGCCCGCGGGTTGTCCAGCCGCTTGGCGAGCTTGGCCTCGATCTCCGCGGCGAGCGGCGCGGTCGCGCGCTCCCACCCTTCGCCGGCGAACGTCACGACGACGTCGTCGCCGACGAACGCGATCTCCGCGACCTGCTCGGCGAGGCGCGCGCCGAGCGCCTCGGCCACCTTCGCCTTGCGCGCGAGAAGCCACAGGCGCCCCGGCGCGTTCGGCGGCGGCGCGAACGCGGACAGCGCCGTCAGGCCGGCCTTGGAGCGTCTGCGGGTTCGGTCGTCCACGCCCCGAGAATAGCAGCCGCCGGCCGAAACTGAGTACACTCCCCCTCCGGAGGTGTCCCGTGCCCCGCGACGAACAGTGCCGTTTCCGCTCGAGCCTCGGCGGCGCGACCCGCTGCGCCGATCCCGTCTACGCCGACGGGTTCTGCCGCTTCCATCACGGCTGCCTGCTGCGCGGCGAGATCCTGCCGAACGGCCAGATCAACGAAATGCTCTCCGACCAGAACCGCCGGCGCACGATCAACTTCCACGGACTCGTCCAGGACGAGCGCCCCTACCGCGACGGCGAGCCGCTGTAGGGCGCGGCCCGCGTCGCGACCGCCGTCGCGCGGGACGGGCGACGCGCCCCCTCAGAACAGGCGCGGCCCGCTTCGCGCGCCGTCGCGCGGGACGGGCGACGCCGCGGCCCCTCAGAACAGGCGCGGCCCGTGCGGATCGTCCTTCGCCGCGCGCGAACGCCGCCCGCGATGGCGCTCGTTCGCCGCGACCGGCTTGGCCTGCGGTTCCTTGCCCTTCGCCGCCGCCGCCTTCGGCCGCGCCGCGGCCGGCGCGTCGTCCTTGGCCCCGGGCGCGGAGGCGGCCTTCGGCCGCGCCGCGGACGCCGCCCCGTCGTCGGCCGCGGACGACGCGGCGGCGCGGCGCGTCGGCGGCGGCGCGGGGAAGACGCCGTCGAGGGCCTCGGCGACGATCCGCCGCGTGTCCTCCGGGAAGTCCGCCCCGGCCATCCAGCGGAGATAGCCCGGCTCCTGCGCCGCCATCTCCCGCAGCGTCCGCCCGCGGTGCTTGCCGAAGCGGATCGCCGCCTCCCCCGCCCGGTTCCACTCCAGCTTCCCGCCGGAGTCCACGAACCGCGGCCCCGCCGCGGCGCAGAGCTCGTTGAGCTCGTCCGGATCGCGCGGCAGGTCCTCGTAGCGCGCGAACTGCGCGTCGAAGACGTCGAGCGTGGCCCGCGCGTCGTCGAGCGCGGAGTGGGCGCCGACGTGCTCGCGCCCGCAGTAGAACCGCACCGCGGCGCCGAGGTCGCGCGGCTCCTTGGCGTGGAAGATCCGCATCGCGTCGAAGTGCCGCCGCGGCCCGTCGGGTATCTCGATCCCCGCGCGGCGCAGGTCGGCCGCGATCAGCGGCCAGTCGAAGCGGAGCGAGTTGAAGCCGCAGAGGTCGGCGCCGTCGAACATCTCGAGGATCCGCGGCGCGAGCTCGCCGATGCGCGGCGCCCCGACGACGTCGGCGTCGGCGATGCCGTGGACCGCGGTCGCCTCGGGCGGGATCGGCATCTCCGGATCGACGAGCGATTCGAGCGTCGTCTCGCGCCCGTCCGGCTCGACGCGGATCAGCGCCAGTTGCACCACGCGGTCCTTCGTCGGATCCGCGCCGGTCGTTTCAAGGTCGAAGCAGACCATCGGCCGCTGCAGTCGCCAGTTCTTCATCGTCGGACACCCCTCGTCGCCCCCACGGTACCGCAACTCGCCGCCCGCGGGCGACCCGGGCCGTTCGACCGCCGCGGGCCCGGGGTCAGGAACAAGTCACACCGGCGTCACAACGCCGCCCCGCGCCGTCGTTCACACTGTCCGCCTCGATGTCCGAAGAAGGAGGTCCGATGAACTTGGTTCCGTTCCCCGCGCACGACGGCGAAGAGCCGCGCGATGGATCGGTCCCGCGGCGCGCCGCCGTTTCCTTCGCGCGCCTGCTCGAGACGAAGCTCGCCGGCGCCTTTCCCGGCGAGAGGTTCCGCGCCTATCCCGACCGCGACGGGGCCAACGTGATCCTCGCCGCCCCCAGCCCCGCCTCCGGCGTCAGCGCCGAGCGGTTCGAGCTCAAGGTCCGCACCCTCGTCTCCCGCCTCGTGCGCAGCGCGCCCTGGGACCGCGAGGGGGGCCTCGCGAGCTGATCAGAGCTCGATCGCGTCCCCGGCGGCCAACGGCCGCCACGTCCAACCGGACAGCGCCGCGGCCGCCTCGGCCGCCAGAGTCTCCTCCGCCCCCGGCTTGAAGTGCGTCAGGAGCAGCTCCGGGCGGCGCCGCAGGCGGGCGAGGTCCTGCGCCAGCGACGCCGGCGTGTAGTGGCCGGTCGTCGCCGCCCGCTCCGCGTCGGCGTTCGGGAAGGACATCTCGACGACGAGGATCTCCAGCCGCGGCAGCGCCTCGAGCGCGGCCATCAGCTCCGGGCAGGGCCCCGTGTCGCCGGTGAAGGCCGCCGTGCGCCGCGGACCGACGACCGCGTAGCCGACGGCGGGGATCGCGTGCCGCGCCGGCAGCGCCACGATCGCGCACTCGTCGAGCTGCAGCGAGTCCCCCGGCGCGAGATCGGCGAACGCCAAGGCGGGCTTGGCGGGGGTCGGCAGCCGGCGGAAGTCGGGCCAGATGTCCCCCGTGAACAGCTTCTCCCCGACCGTCGCGAGGCTCGTCTCGAGGCCGTGGACGACGAGCGGCGGGCCGGGACGGCCGGCGACCGCCCCGGCGAGGAACGGCAGCGCGGCGCAGTGATCCAGATGGGCGTGGGTGAGGAAGACGCGCCGCAGCGATTCCATCGCCGACGGCGGCAGCTCCCCCGCGCCGGTTCCCGCGTCGAGCAGCGCGCGGTCCTCCGGCAGCCAGAGCGACGTCGTGCGCCGCCCCTCGCCCAGTCCTCCGCTCGTGCCCAGAGCCTCGATCCTCATTCGCCCCTCGCCGCGGCCGCCTGCGCCGCGCCACGAAAGTACCGCGCAAAACAAGCGGCGCGCCCCCGGGGAGGCGCGCCGCCGAAAAGGGCCGCGGCGACCCGCGCCGCGGACGGAGCTACTCGCCGGTCGTCTCGAGCCCCGGCGCCTCCTGCTTGCTCTTCCAAACGGCCCAGCCGATCACCGCCATGCAGACGACGGCGAGGAGGATGCCGATCTGCCAGTGTTCGGAGATCGTGGTCTTCCCCGCCTCGACGGTGCGGCCGATCACGCTGTAGTTCAGCACGAGGCCGAGCGTCAGCAGGCTCACCATGTTCATCACCTTGATCAGCGGGTTGATCGCCGGCCCGGCCGTGTCCTTCAGCGGGTCGCCGACCGTGTCGCCGGTGACGGCCGCCTTGTGCGCCTCGGACCCCTTGCCGCCGTAGACGCCGTCCTCGATCGTCTTCTTGGCGTTGTCCCAGGCGCCGCCGGCGTTGGCCATGAAGACGGCGAGGAGCTGGCCGACGAGGATCATCCCGGCGAGGAAGCCGCCGAGGGCGTACGGGCCGAGGAGGAAGCCGACCATCAGCGGGGCGAGGATGGCGAGGAATCCGGGGCCGATCAGTTCCTTCTGCGCGGTGCGCGTGCAGATGTCCACGACGCGGCCGTAGTCCGGCTTCTTCGTCCCTTCCCAGATCGCCATGTCGCGGAACTGCAGGCGGCATTCCTTGACGATGTAGAACGCGGCGCGCCCGACGGCGCGGATCAGCATGCTGCTGAAGAGGAACGGCACGGCGCCGCCGAGCAGCAGGCCGATGAAGACGATCGGCTGGGCGAACGTCAGCCCGCCGGCCTCGG is drawn from bacterium and contains these coding sequences:
- a CDS encoding 3',5'-cyclic-nucleotide phosphodiesterase — encoded protein: MRIEALGTSGGLGEGRRTTSLWLPEDRALLDAGTGAGELPPSAMESLRRVFLTHAHLDHCAALPFLAGAVAGRPGPPLVVHGLETSLATVGEKLFTGDIWPDFRRLPTPAKPALAFADLAPGDSLQLDECAIVALPARHAIPAVGYAVVGPRRTAAFTGDTGPCPELMAALEALPRLEILVVEMSFPNADAERAATTGHYTPASLAQDLARLRRRPELLLTHFKPGAEETLAAEAAAALSGWTWRPLAAGDAIEL
- a CDS encoding polysulfide reductase; the encoded protein is MTPDTLGEVYRYVPSVTEVLVGFGILGLGFLLFTILVRIAVPILTRDFTAPAPAPAPTPAPNPAPAP
- a CDS encoding CBS domain-containing protein — its product is MAAEEETMTDQRPRDLSSPIRAFLSPAPPALREAQTVADAVRELRASDVPPGGVVYFYAVDEAGRLSGVLSTRQLLLEAPDKTVGEIMSREVVRVGADGTLRDAARLMLGRRLLAAPVVDDDGRLVGAIDVAAFADGLSTSLEEFDRDDFFQLVGVRLAREGETALRSWRRRFPWLLCNIVGGLVCAAIVAAHRPLTEAAPLLAAFVPLALALAESLGMQSTTLALQSLHGARRPGLRFLVAGLKREAATAALLALACGALVAGASWIWRGERALVLAVGLGVGSGMLVAGLFGVAVPVLVRALKVDPRVASGPIVLAASDLCALGGYFFCASVWLA
- a CDS encoding 3'-5' exonuclease, which codes for MKNWRLQRPMVCFDLETTGADPTKDRVVQLALIRVEPDGRETTLESLVDPEMPIPPEATAVHGIADADVVGAPRIGELAPRILEMFDGADLCGFNSLRFDWPLIAADLRRAGIEIPDGPRRHFDAMRIFHAKEPRDLGAAVRFYCGREHVGAHSALDDARATLDVFDAQFARYEDLPRDPDELNELCAAAGPRFVDSGGKLEWNRAGEAAIRFGKHRGRTLREMAAQEPGYLRWMAGADFPEDTRRIVAEALDGVFPAPPPTRRAAASSAADDGAASAARPKAASAPGAKDDAPAAARPKAAAAKGKEPQAKPVAANERHRGRRSRAAKDDPHGPRLF